The Elaeis guineensis isolate ETL-2024a chromosome 13, EG11, whole genome shotgun sequence genome includes a region encoding these proteins:
- the LOC105056295 gene encoding uncharacterized protein isoform X3, producing the protein MGAYDSNPRKDAFYGREPRPPWIQSTEGGAGVGNLVDRFSGLGVSDSSKDSLFQVIKAVEDAENTIKQQLEENNQLKDELLRKTRELERYRLETASLRPSSDALRDDHFVDPYKHHHSNSPAGNEVDRTRWVDIGSSLNPQGTLVIHQNGIPESEGPPLQKSTVNPRYSESSKVNGTLKSFHGTQSGAETTGLSQLSMPSSTSLSPSRHGKEVELDMRFTSSGHGLMPVSEISSNVMWKQDLISKVREREEEIAQLRKHVADYSVKEAQIRNEKYTLEKRIAYMRLAFDQQQQDLVDAASKALSYRQDIIEENIRLTYALQAAQQERSTFVSSLLPLLSEYGLQPSVLDAQSIVSNLKVLFKHLQEKLIITEEKLKESQYQLAPWHAESSNNTSFPPQSPSHPVAAVVATPNKNSLEIVPQPAYSHAQSPISSPSNIQTRVDWEVPGNQNRQTGPSGLATKNPDHDILDRTSPPMSRNNIAQDTTARVNQGDSHGAHISAESKNQNPSFKDLVKGNGMGDSEAAGVQHGREPSIQWASSNSPYLSSGMEDPNSSYPYLPPVLEEPSSSFSEAAEDDPLPAVEGLRISGEAFPGRELQASGYSIHGTTSCNFEWVRYLEDGSVNYIEGAKQPTYLVTADDVDSYLAIEIQPLDDRKRKGEPVRVFANEQRKITCDPEMQEQIKKTLSVGHVSFDVLLAARFLDIWERAILAIKREGYSIKCNGPRGVVVTEKFEATTTINIPYGHPTEFSIQCANGSEYLLKTEDSSPLRDTIVLTMRLFKMMAVEKRKGRKKGRFFK; encoded by the exons ATGGGAGCTTATGATTCGAACCCCAGGAAGGACGCCTTCTACGGCCGGGAGCCCCGGCCGCCGTGGATCCAGTCGACGGAGGGCGGGGCCGGGGTCGGGAACCTGGTCGACCGGTTCTCCGGCCTTGGCGTCAGCGATTCCTCCAAAGATAGTCTCTTCCAGGTGATTAAGGCGGTGGAGGACGCGGAGAACACTATCAAGCAACAG TTGGAAGAGAATAATCAATTAAAGGATGAACTCCTGCGGAAAACGCGAGAACTAGAAAGATAT AGGTTGGAGACTGCATCTCTAAGGCCTTCTTCTGATGCTCTAAGAGATGACCATTTTGTGGATCCCTACAAACATCATCACTCAAATTCTCCAGCAGGAAATGAAGTAGATAGGACAAGATGGGTGGATATTGGTTCTTCACTGAATCCCCAAGGTACTCTAGTCATTCATCAGAATGGAATCCCTGAAAGTGAGGGGCCTCCTTTGCAAAAAAGCACAGTCAACCCACGCTACTCTGAGAGCAGCAAGGTAAATGGAACCTTGAAAAGTTTTCATGGTACACAGAGTGGTGCAGAAACTACTGGCCTATCTCAGCTCTCTATGCCTTCTTCAACATCACTCTCTCCAAGCAG GCACGGGAAGGAGGTAGAGCTTGATATGAGGTTCACTTCATCTGGACATGGGCTGATGCCAGTATCTGAAATCAGCTCAAATGTTATGTGGAAACAG GATCTTATTAGTAAAGTTAGAGAGCGTGAAGAAGAGATTGCTCAGTTAAGAAAACATGTTGCTGATTATTCAGTGAAG GAAGCACAAATACGCAACGAGAAATATACTCTAGAAAAACGCATTGCTTATATGCGGTTG GCATTCGATCAGCAACAGCAGGACTTGGTTGATGCTGCATCAAAAGCCCTTTCCTACAGACAAGATATAATTGAGGAAAACATTCGTCTAACATATGCATTGCAA GCAGCACAGCAGGAAAGGTCTACGTTTGTCTCTTCTTTGTTGCCTCTTCTTTCAGAATATGGCCTTCAGCCTTCTGTACTTGATGCTCAATCCATTGTTAGTAATTTGAAG GTTTTGTTTAAACATTTGCAGGAGAAACTGATCATTACTGAG GAAAAACTAAAGGAGTCTCAGTACCAGCTAGCTCCGTGGCATGCAGAATCATCAAACAACACAAGCTTTCCTCCACAATCACCTTCTCATCCTGTTGCTGCAGTGGTGGCTACTCCT AACAAGAATAGCCTTGAAATTGTGCCGCAACCAGCATATTCTCATGCACAATCTCCAATTTCTTCTCCTTCCAACATTCAAACAAGAGTTGACTGGGAGGTACCAGGGAACCAAAATCGGCAAACTGGTCCAAGTGGTCTCGCTACAAAGAATCCCGACCATGATATCTTGGATAGAACCTCTCCTCCCATGAGCAG GAATAACATTGCACAAGATACTACAGCTCGAGTTAATCAAGGTGATTCTCATGGTGCACATATTAGTGCTGAGTCCAAAAATCAAAATCCATCTTTCAAGGACCTTGTCAAAGGCAACGGCATGGGGGATTCTGAGGCAGCTGGAGTCCAGCATGGCAGAGAACCCTCAATTCAGTGGGCTTCCAGCAATTCTCCTTATTTGTCATCCGGAATGGAAGACCCGAACTCGTCTTACCCATATCTTCCACCAGTCCTTGAGGAGCCCAGTTCTTCATTTTCTGAAG CTGCGGAGGATGATCCTCTGCCAGCAGTAGAAGGGCTTCGTATTTCAGGGGAAGCCTTTCCAGGAAGAGAACTTCAAGCCAGTGGGTACTCCATCCATGGAACCACTAGTTGTAATTTTGAG TGGGTACGCTATTTAGAAGATGGATCTGTGAATTATATTGAAG GAGCGAAACAACCCACATATCTTGTAACTGCTGATGATGTGGATTCATACCTTGCCATTGAAATCCAACCCCTGGATGACAGGAAGAGAAAG GGTGAACCTGTAAGGGTTTTTGCCAATGAGCAAAGAAAGATAACTTGTG ATCCTGAAATGCAAGAACAGATTAAGAAAACTCTTTCAGTTGGACATGTGTCTTTCGATGTTTTATTAGCG GCTAGATTTCTAGATATATGGGAGCGTGCTATTTTGGCAATCAAGAGGGAAGGTTACAGCATAAAGTGCAATGGGCCACGTGGTGTTGTTGTTACAGAGAAGTTTGAAGCAACTACTACT ATTAATATTCCATATGGACATCCTACTGAGTTTTCAATTCAATGTGCTAATGGCTCTGAGTATCTCTTAAAGACAGAAGACAGTAGCCC GTTACGAGATACGATTGTGCTCACCATGAGACTGTTTAAAATGATG gctgtggagaagaggaaagggagGAAAAAGGGTCGGTTCTTCAAGTAG
- the LOC105056295 gene encoding uncharacterized protein isoform X2 translates to MGAYDSNPRKDAFYGREPRPPWIQSTEGGAGVGNLVDRFSGLGVSDSSKDSLFQVIKAVEDAENTIKQQLEENNQLKDELLRKTRELERYRLETASLRPSSDALRDDHFVDPYKHHHSNSPAGNEVDRTRWVDIGSSLNPQGTLVIHQNGIPESEGPPLQKSTVNPRYSESSKVNGTLKSFHGTQSGAETTGLSQLSMPSSTSLSPSRHGKEVELDMRFTSSGHGLMPVSEISSNVMWKQDLISKVREREEEIAQLRKHVADYSVKEAQIRNEKYTLEKRIAYMRLAFDQQQQDLVDAASKALSYRQDIIEENIRLTYALQAAQQERSTFVSSLLPLLSEYGLQPSVLDAQSIVSNLKVLFKHLQEKLIITEEKLKESQYQLAPWHAESSNNTSFPPQSPSHPVAAVVATPNKNSLEIVPQPAYSHAQSPISSPSNIQTRVDWEVPGNQNRQTGPSGLATKNPDHDILDRTSPPMSRNNIAQDTTARVNQGDSHGAHISAESKNQNPSFKDLVKGNGMGDSEAAGVQHGREPSIQWASSNSPYLSSGMEDPNSSYPYLPPVLEEPSSSFSEAAEDDPLPAVEGLRISGEAFPGRELQASGYSIHGTTSCNFEWVRYLEDGSVNYIEGAKQPTYLVTADDVDSYLAIEIQPLDDRKRKGEPVRVFANEQRKITCDPEMQEQIKKTLSVGHVSFDVLLAARFLDIWERAILAIKREGYSIKCNGPRGVVVTEKFEATTTINIPYGHPTEFSIQCANGSEYLLKTEDSSPLVQETHYPRQDFSWLRDTIVLTMRLFKMMAVEKRKGRKKGRFFK, encoded by the exons ATGGGAGCTTATGATTCGAACCCCAGGAAGGACGCCTTCTACGGCCGGGAGCCCCGGCCGCCGTGGATCCAGTCGACGGAGGGCGGGGCCGGGGTCGGGAACCTGGTCGACCGGTTCTCCGGCCTTGGCGTCAGCGATTCCTCCAAAGATAGTCTCTTCCAGGTGATTAAGGCGGTGGAGGACGCGGAGAACACTATCAAGCAACAG TTGGAAGAGAATAATCAATTAAAGGATGAACTCCTGCGGAAAACGCGAGAACTAGAAAGATAT AGGTTGGAGACTGCATCTCTAAGGCCTTCTTCTGATGCTCTAAGAGATGACCATTTTGTGGATCCCTACAAACATCATCACTCAAATTCTCCAGCAGGAAATGAAGTAGATAGGACAAGATGGGTGGATATTGGTTCTTCACTGAATCCCCAAGGTACTCTAGTCATTCATCAGAATGGAATCCCTGAAAGTGAGGGGCCTCCTTTGCAAAAAAGCACAGTCAACCCACGCTACTCTGAGAGCAGCAAGGTAAATGGAACCTTGAAAAGTTTTCATGGTACACAGAGTGGTGCAGAAACTACTGGCCTATCTCAGCTCTCTATGCCTTCTTCAACATCACTCTCTCCAAGCAG GCACGGGAAGGAGGTAGAGCTTGATATGAGGTTCACTTCATCTGGACATGGGCTGATGCCAGTATCTGAAATCAGCTCAAATGTTATGTGGAAACAG GATCTTATTAGTAAAGTTAGAGAGCGTGAAGAAGAGATTGCTCAGTTAAGAAAACATGTTGCTGATTATTCAGTGAAG GAAGCACAAATACGCAACGAGAAATATACTCTAGAAAAACGCATTGCTTATATGCGGTTG GCATTCGATCAGCAACAGCAGGACTTGGTTGATGCTGCATCAAAAGCCCTTTCCTACAGACAAGATATAATTGAGGAAAACATTCGTCTAACATATGCATTGCAA GCAGCACAGCAGGAAAGGTCTACGTTTGTCTCTTCTTTGTTGCCTCTTCTTTCAGAATATGGCCTTCAGCCTTCTGTACTTGATGCTCAATCCATTGTTAGTAATTTGAAG GTTTTGTTTAAACATTTGCAGGAGAAACTGATCATTACTGAG GAAAAACTAAAGGAGTCTCAGTACCAGCTAGCTCCGTGGCATGCAGAATCATCAAACAACACAAGCTTTCCTCCACAATCACCTTCTCATCCTGTTGCTGCAGTGGTGGCTACTCCT AACAAGAATAGCCTTGAAATTGTGCCGCAACCAGCATATTCTCATGCACAATCTCCAATTTCTTCTCCTTCCAACATTCAAACAAGAGTTGACTGGGAGGTACCAGGGAACCAAAATCGGCAAACTGGTCCAAGTGGTCTCGCTACAAAGAATCCCGACCATGATATCTTGGATAGAACCTCTCCTCCCATGAGCAG GAATAACATTGCACAAGATACTACAGCTCGAGTTAATCAAGGTGATTCTCATGGTGCACATATTAGTGCTGAGTCCAAAAATCAAAATCCATCTTTCAAGGACCTTGTCAAAGGCAACGGCATGGGGGATTCTGAGGCAGCTGGAGTCCAGCATGGCAGAGAACCCTCAATTCAGTGGGCTTCCAGCAATTCTCCTTATTTGTCATCCGGAATGGAAGACCCGAACTCGTCTTACCCATATCTTCCACCAGTCCTTGAGGAGCCCAGTTCTTCATTTTCTGAAG CTGCGGAGGATGATCCTCTGCCAGCAGTAGAAGGGCTTCGTATTTCAGGGGAAGCCTTTCCAGGAAGAGAACTTCAAGCCAGTGGGTACTCCATCCATGGAACCACTAGTTGTAATTTTGAG TGGGTACGCTATTTAGAAGATGGATCTGTGAATTATATTGAAG GAGCGAAACAACCCACATATCTTGTAACTGCTGATGATGTGGATTCATACCTTGCCATTGAAATCCAACCCCTGGATGACAGGAAGAGAAAG GGTGAACCTGTAAGGGTTTTTGCCAATGAGCAAAGAAAGATAACTTGTG ATCCTGAAATGCAAGAACAGATTAAGAAAACTCTTTCAGTTGGACATGTGTCTTTCGATGTTTTATTAGCG GCTAGATTTCTAGATATATGGGAGCGTGCTATTTTGGCAATCAAGAGGGAAGGTTACAGCATAAAGTGCAATGGGCCACGTGGTGTTGTTGTTACAGAGAAGTTTGAAGCAACTACTACT ATTAATATTCCATATGGACATCCTACTGAGTTTTCAATTCAATGTGCTAATGGCTCTGAGTATCTCTTAAAGACAGAAGACAGTAGCCC GCTTGTTCAGGAGACACATTATCCAAGACAGGATTTTTCATG GTTACGAGATACGATTGTGCTCACCATGAGACTGTTTAAAATGATG gctgtggagaagaggaaagggagGAAAAAGGGTCGGTTCTTCAAGTAG
- the LOC105056295 gene encoding uncharacterized protein isoform X1 — protein MGAYDSNPRKDAFYGREPRPPWIQSTEGGAGVGNLVDRFSGLGVSDSSKDSLFQVIKAVEDAENTIKQQLEENNQLKDELLRKTRELERYRLETASLRPSSDALRDDHFVDPYKHHHSNSPAGNEVDRTRWVDIGSSLNPQGTLVIHQNGIPESEGPPLQKSTVNPRYSESSKVNGTLKSFHGTQSGAETTGLSQLSMPSSTSLSPSRHGKEVELDMRFTSSGHGLMPVSEISSNVMWKQDLISKVREREEEIAQLRKHVADYSVKEAQIRNEKYTLEKRIAYMRLAFDQQQQDLVDAASKALSYRQDIIEENIRLTYALQAAQQERSTFVSSLLPLLSEYGLQPSVLDAQSIVSNLKVLFKHLQEKLIITEEKLKESQYQLAPWHAESSNNTSFPPQSPSHPVAAVVATPNKNSLEIVPQPAYSHAQSPISSPSNIQTRVDWEVPGNQNRQTGPSGLATKNPDHDILDRTSPPMSRNNIAQDTTARVNQGDSHGAHISAESKNQNPSFKDLVKGNGMGDSEAAGVQHGREPSIQWASSNSPYLSSGMEDPNSSYPYLPPVLEEPSSSFSEAAEDDPLPAVEGLRISGEAFPGRELQASGYSIHGTTSCNFEWVRYLEDGSVNYIEGAKQPTYLVTADDVDSYLAIEIQPLDDRKRKGEPVRVFANEQRKITCDPEMQEQIKKTLSVGHVSFDVLLAARFLDIWERAILAIKREGYSIKCNGPRGVVVTEKFEATTTINIPYGHPTEFSIQCANGSEYLLKTEDSSPISRLVQETHYPRQDFSWLRDTIVLTMRLFKMMAVEKRKGRKKGRFFK, from the exons ATGGGAGCTTATGATTCGAACCCCAGGAAGGACGCCTTCTACGGCCGGGAGCCCCGGCCGCCGTGGATCCAGTCGACGGAGGGCGGGGCCGGGGTCGGGAACCTGGTCGACCGGTTCTCCGGCCTTGGCGTCAGCGATTCCTCCAAAGATAGTCTCTTCCAGGTGATTAAGGCGGTGGAGGACGCGGAGAACACTATCAAGCAACAG TTGGAAGAGAATAATCAATTAAAGGATGAACTCCTGCGGAAAACGCGAGAACTAGAAAGATAT AGGTTGGAGACTGCATCTCTAAGGCCTTCTTCTGATGCTCTAAGAGATGACCATTTTGTGGATCCCTACAAACATCATCACTCAAATTCTCCAGCAGGAAATGAAGTAGATAGGACAAGATGGGTGGATATTGGTTCTTCACTGAATCCCCAAGGTACTCTAGTCATTCATCAGAATGGAATCCCTGAAAGTGAGGGGCCTCCTTTGCAAAAAAGCACAGTCAACCCACGCTACTCTGAGAGCAGCAAGGTAAATGGAACCTTGAAAAGTTTTCATGGTACACAGAGTGGTGCAGAAACTACTGGCCTATCTCAGCTCTCTATGCCTTCTTCAACATCACTCTCTCCAAGCAG GCACGGGAAGGAGGTAGAGCTTGATATGAGGTTCACTTCATCTGGACATGGGCTGATGCCAGTATCTGAAATCAGCTCAAATGTTATGTGGAAACAG GATCTTATTAGTAAAGTTAGAGAGCGTGAAGAAGAGATTGCTCAGTTAAGAAAACATGTTGCTGATTATTCAGTGAAG GAAGCACAAATACGCAACGAGAAATATACTCTAGAAAAACGCATTGCTTATATGCGGTTG GCATTCGATCAGCAACAGCAGGACTTGGTTGATGCTGCATCAAAAGCCCTTTCCTACAGACAAGATATAATTGAGGAAAACATTCGTCTAACATATGCATTGCAA GCAGCACAGCAGGAAAGGTCTACGTTTGTCTCTTCTTTGTTGCCTCTTCTTTCAGAATATGGCCTTCAGCCTTCTGTACTTGATGCTCAATCCATTGTTAGTAATTTGAAG GTTTTGTTTAAACATTTGCAGGAGAAACTGATCATTACTGAG GAAAAACTAAAGGAGTCTCAGTACCAGCTAGCTCCGTGGCATGCAGAATCATCAAACAACACAAGCTTTCCTCCACAATCACCTTCTCATCCTGTTGCTGCAGTGGTGGCTACTCCT AACAAGAATAGCCTTGAAATTGTGCCGCAACCAGCATATTCTCATGCACAATCTCCAATTTCTTCTCCTTCCAACATTCAAACAAGAGTTGACTGGGAGGTACCAGGGAACCAAAATCGGCAAACTGGTCCAAGTGGTCTCGCTACAAAGAATCCCGACCATGATATCTTGGATAGAACCTCTCCTCCCATGAGCAG GAATAACATTGCACAAGATACTACAGCTCGAGTTAATCAAGGTGATTCTCATGGTGCACATATTAGTGCTGAGTCCAAAAATCAAAATCCATCTTTCAAGGACCTTGTCAAAGGCAACGGCATGGGGGATTCTGAGGCAGCTGGAGTCCAGCATGGCAGAGAACCCTCAATTCAGTGGGCTTCCAGCAATTCTCCTTATTTGTCATCCGGAATGGAAGACCCGAACTCGTCTTACCCATATCTTCCACCAGTCCTTGAGGAGCCCAGTTCTTCATTTTCTGAAG CTGCGGAGGATGATCCTCTGCCAGCAGTAGAAGGGCTTCGTATTTCAGGGGAAGCCTTTCCAGGAAGAGAACTTCAAGCCAGTGGGTACTCCATCCATGGAACCACTAGTTGTAATTTTGAG TGGGTACGCTATTTAGAAGATGGATCTGTGAATTATATTGAAG GAGCGAAACAACCCACATATCTTGTAACTGCTGATGATGTGGATTCATACCTTGCCATTGAAATCCAACCCCTGGATGACAGGAAGAGAAAG GGTGAACCTGTAAGGGTTTTTGCCAATGAGCAAAGAAAGATAACTTGTG ATCCTGAAATGCAAGAACAGATTAAGAAAACTCTTTCAGTTGGACATGTGTCTTTCGATGTTTTATTAGCG GCTAGATTTCTAGATATATGGGAGCGTGCTATTTTGGCAATCAAGAGGGAAGGTTACAGCATAAAGTGCAATGGGCCACGTGGTGTTGTTGTTACAGAGAAGTTTGAAGCAACTACTACT ATTAATATTCCATATGGACATCCTACTGAGTTTTCAATTCAATGTGCTAATGGCTCTGAGTATCTCTTAAAGACAGAAGACAGTAGCCC TATTTCTAGGCTTGTTCAGGAGACACATTATCCAAGACAGGATTTTTCATG GTTACGAGATACGATTGTGCTCACCATGAGACTGTTTAAAATGATG gctgtggagaagaggaaagggagGAAAAAGGGTCGGTTCTTCAAGTAG